From Solea senegalensis isolate Sse05_10M linkage group LG7, IFAPA_SoseM_1, whole genome shotgun sequence, a single genomic window includes:
- the LOC122772611 gene encoding low choriolytic enzyme-like, producing the protein MFFSWSLVVLLLVSSTWAEEVNVEEETSRELSVGELLERANRERKDPQLANSCYSYVGRTGGAQVVSLSRQGCLYHSTVQHELLHALGFNHEQTRSDRDNHILVYWENIIDDMEYNFYKIDTLNQGTPYDYNSVMQYERNAFSKNNRPTMVPIPNNNVAFGQATQMSRNDIDRLNRLYKC; encoded by the exons ATGTTCTTTTCGTGGTCTCTTGTGGTCCTGCTTCTGGTGTCCTCTACCTGGGCTGAG GAAG TTAATGTTGAAGAGGAAACATCCAGGGAGCTCTCCGTCGGTGAACTGCTGGAGAGAGCCAACAGAGAACGCA AGGATCCACAGTTAGCAAATAG CTGCTACTCATATGTGGGTCGTACGGGTGGTGCTCAGGTTGTGTCTCTGAGTCGTCAGGGTTGCCTGTACCACAGCACCGTCCAGCATGAGCTGCTCCACGCCCTTGGGTTCAACCATGAGCAGACTCGCTCCGACAGGGACAACCACATCTTGGTGTACTGGGAAAACATCATTGACG ACATGGAATACAACTTTTACAAGATTGACACTCTTAACCAGGGAACTCCTTATGACTACAACTCTGTCATGCAATATGAGAG GAATGCCTTCTCCAAGAACAACCGCCCGACTATGGTGCCCATTCCCAACAACAATGTAGCCTTTGGTCAGGCCACCCAGATGAGCCGAAATGACATCGACAGGCTGAACAGACTGTACAAGTGCT GA
- the fadd gene encoding protein FADD: MGSFQFNSFLLEISNQLPSDQLEKMKFLCKDKIGKKDLEKITGALKLFQILAERGELTDDKTGFLSELLKGINRHDLSEKLDKFHSGCGHTDNEPEKVQLDIATEVIAENLGRGWRKLGRKLGLSDVKLESIHKRHPTELEETVVELLKEWRKSRGAEARTEELLNALRACQYNLTADKVEDKLSLLEN, translated from the exons ATGGGCTCCTTCCAGTTTAACTCGTTTTTGCTTGAGATTTCAAACCAGCTGCCCTCTGACCAGCTGGAGAAGATGAAGTTCCTGTGTAAAGACAAGATCGGGAAGAAAGACTTGGAGAAGATCACCGGCGCACTCAAACTGTTTCAGATTCTGGCGGAGAGAGGAGAACTGACCGACGACAAGACCGGGTTTCTGTCGGAGCTTCTCAAAGGAATTAACCGACACGATCTGTCAGAAAAGTTGGACAAGTTTCATAGTGGATGTGGACACACGGACAATGAACCGGAGAAAG TCCAACTGGACATTGCCACGGAGGTGATTGCAGAAAACCTTGGAAGGGGTTGGCGTAAACTGGGTCGCAAACTTGGTTTGAGTGATGTCAAGCTGGAGTCCATCCATAAAAGGCACCCCACAGAACTGGAGGAGACAGTGGTGGAGCTGCTGAAGGAGTGGAGGAAGAGTCGAGGAGCTGAGGCCCGAACAGAGGAGCTACTTAATGCTTTGAGAGCCTGTCAGTACAACCTGACTGCTGATAAAGTGGAGGACAAACTATCACTCCTCGAAAATTGA